In one window of Solanum pennellii chromosome 2, SPENNV200 DNA:
- the LOC107011880 gene encoding ribosomal RNA-processing protein 14-C-like — MKKKQKSTTISAEDTADATAVTASTTIDLKALIRDNRLFFDKLIDLIPPRFYLPKDEPDTWYRGLPKAAKASLKKQSRENLKLARRNRLDPEKKEQSSTVGLLEQSLQKKQKTDEDDSGEEDHGEPTPINLEENDNPNNDNSSGTYEELRRRLHRKIEMLRGNRGDGESSERNKFNQRKRSEKDASLEKSDGKKRKRGEDDNGEDTSMEKDIEFGKVKLGDDYDKKKKKKKVSKPKELERLKRLEEVKRENKTLADKEAWKAAANKAMGLKVFDNPKLLKESLKKDKRKKEKSSEKWKERIQTTEKMKNERQQKRRDNIAGKAKEKKMRKIAKREKKLMRPGFEGRKEGYITQDKS; from the coding sequence ATGAAGAAGAAACAGAAGTCCACCACCATCTCCGCCGAAGATACGGCGGACGCTACCGCCGTAACCGCCAGCACCACAATAGATTTGAAAGCCCTAATCCGGGATAACAGGCTCTTCTTCGACAAGTTGATTGACCTAATTCCTCCTAGATTCTACCTCCCTAAAGATGAACCCGATACCTGGTATCGAGGCCTTCCCAAAGCCGCCAAAGCTTCATTGAAGAAACAATCCAGGGAGAATCTCAAACTCGCCCGCCGCAACCGGCTTGACCCCGAGAAGAAAGAACAGTCCTCTACTGTCGGCCTCCTCGAACAATCCCTTCAGAAAAAGCAAAAAACAGACGAGGATGATTCCGGCGAGGAGGATCATGGTGAACCTACGCCTATTAATTTGGAGGAAAACGATAATCCTAACAACGATAACTCCTCTGGTACTTACGAAGAGTTGAGGCGTAGGCTACACAGAAAAATCGAAATGCTCCGCGGTAACCGGGGTGATGGCGAGAGTTCGGAGAGAAACAAATTTAATCAGCGCAAGAGGAGTGAAAAGGATGCATCTTTAGAGAAATCCGATGGTAAGAAGAGAAAGAGGGGTGAAGACGACAATGGAGAAGATACTTCAATGGAAAAGGACATAGAGTTTGGGAAAGTTAAATTAGGAGACGACTatgacaagaaaaagaagaagaagaaagtatcCAAACCTAAAGAGTTGGAAAGACTGAAGAGGCTGGAAGAGGTGAAGAGGGAGAATAAGACGCTGGCGGATAAAGAAGCATGGAAGGCAGCAGCAAACAAGGCAATGGGATTGAAGGTGTTTGATAACCCTAAGTTGTTGAAGGAGAGTTTGAAGAAGGAtaagagaaagaaagagaagagtTCTGAGAAGTGGAAGGAAAGAATTCAGACTACGGAGAAGATGAAGAATGAGCGACAGCAGAAGAGAAGGGATAACATTGCTGGCAAAGCCAAGGAGAAGAAGATGAGGAAGATTGCCAAAAGGGAAAAGAAGCTCATGAGGCCGGGCTTTGAGGGGCGAAAGGAAGGCTACATTACTCAGGATAAAAGCTAA
- the LOC107011552 gene encoding galactan beta-1,4-galactosyltransferase GALS3-like, producing the protein MSKEKERRMFVGVVWNCAAELKLLLTALLFLCSLITLLHFIPSRLITFSPVDLGSCISTPTAPLHFVSHLNATNSSTPSANTSTTTPPPAPEPPSLEKDRLLLNGVVKRAFNPFGSAAYNFILMSAYRGGYNTFAVMGLGSKPLHVYGKPSYRCEWVSSDKQKNPISVVGHKILPDWGYGRVYTVIVINCTFPVPVGNGENGGKLLVHATTNGGGDTNFNTTDTFEALSETGQDFVNFTSVYEAPPKYDFFYCGSSLYGNLSPQRVREWLAFHVRLFGEKSHFVIHDAGGVHEGVMEVLKPWMEKGYVTLQDIRDQERFDGYYHNQFLIVNDCLHRYKFQAKWMFFFDVDEYIYVPKKSTIKSVVNSLSDYTQFTIEQMPMSNKLCLEEDRGKSYRKWGFEKLVYKDVKTGIRRDRKYAVQPRNVIANGVHMSQNTVGKTTHKTEGRIKYFHYHGTIAEHREPCRQLVNTTAITVDGIPYNVDTTMRDVAATVKRFELKMIGTTLQRTRQ; encoded by the exons ATGAGTAAGGAGAAAGAACGGAGGATGTTCGTTGGTGTTGTTTGGAATTGTGCTGCTGAGCTTAAGCTTCTTCTTACTGCTCTTCTTTTTCTCTGTTCTCTTATTACACTTCTTCACTTTATCCCTTCTCGTTTAATCACTTTCTCCCCTGTAGATCTTGGCAGCTGTATTTCTACTCCCACCGCCCCACTTCACTTTGTTTCCCACTTAAACGCTACTAATTCATCAACCCCATCTGCTAATACGAGTACTACTACTCCACCGCCGGCACCGGAGCCGCCGTCGTTGGAGAAAGACAGACTGTTACTAAACGGCGTCGTTAAGAGAGCTTTCAACCCTTTTGGCTCCGCCGCGTACAACTTTATTCTGATGTCTGCTTATAGAGGAGGTTATAACACTTTTGCTGTGATGGGTTTAGGTTCAAAGCCTCTTCACGTCTACGGCAAACCCAGTTACCGTTGTGAGTGGGTTTCTTCTGATAAACAGAAAAACCCCATCTCCGTTGTTGGTCATAAGATCCTCCCGGACTGGGGTTATGGCAGGGTTTATACTGTGATAGTCATAAATTGCACTTTCCCTGTACCAGTTGGCAACGGCGAAAATGGCGGAAAACTTCTCGTTCACGCCACCACCAACGGCGGCGGCGACACTAACTTTAACACCACCGACACTTTCGAGGCATTGTCGGAAACGGGACAGGATTTCGTCAACTTTACTTCCGTATATGAAGCTCCCCCAAAGTATGATTTCTTCTACTGCGGGTCGTCTCTGTACGGGAACTTGAGCCCACAAAGAGTAAGAGAGTGGCTGGCATTTCACGTTAGGCTGTTCGGAGAGAAGTCCCATTTCGTAATTCACGATGCTGGAGGTGTACATGAGGGGGTAATGGAGGTGCTTAAGCCATGGATGGAGAAAGGATACGTTACATTACAGGATATTAGGGACCAAGAGAGATTTGATGGGTACTATCATAATCAGTTCCTTATTGTCAATGATTGCTTACATAGATATAAGTTTCAAGCTAAATGGATGTTCTTCTTTGATGTGGATGAGTACATTTATGTACCAAAGAAGAGCACCATTAAATCTGTTGTGAATTCCTTATCGGATTATACACAGTTCACCATTGAACAGATGCCAATGTCTAACAAGCTCTGTCTCGAAGAGGACCGCGGTAAATCCTATAG AAAATGGGGTTTTGAGAAGCTAGTGTACAAGGACGTGAAGACGGGTATTAGGAGGGATCGAAAATATGCAGTACAACCTCGCAATGTGATCGCAAACGGTGTGCATATGTCTCAGAATACAGTAGGCAAGACAACACACAAGACAGAAGGACGTATCAAATACTTCCACTATCACGGAACCATCGCAGAGCACCGTGAACCATGCCGGCAGCTGGTCAACACCACGGCAATCACCGTTGACGGTATCCCTTATAATGTTGACACTACAATGAGAGATGTTGCTGCAACTGTTAAGAGATTCGAACTTAAGATGATTGGCACTACATTACAAAGAACGCGGCAATGA
- the LOC107010494 gene encoding uncharacterized protein LOC107010494: protein MDHEHPSASTYCQMILTRLKPKNSRPSKSLMQRPDTSVNPKAAAMRLNINWDFTEGYGSVLGLSAFSILIGIYVVLIVISSRLLNLDGHIYMVPVQVKGSSYFQLKYMPAFMDPQESDDETFIEVTDPFMNKSPGSEKQISVDPISLKEPNELTIPFSKPKPLNITKKISSFSLPNSTTSSPDFSKKKHILPSPLSSTNHLARQHSVALTNLERLREIQLRKSKSCGEGRASAPPEEFDIWFTPNSTIQQVADNNNNYLINNNSFSPESEISNRNEEFYEKKTLEGRNQDEQKFKCGALCLFIPGFGKGIKHVKSGRRQVSGVSSSSDIGPHVVSRTVSLEKFECGSWTSSAAIINDVGDAASNNMFFDLPLELIRCSNVNDDTFSPVTTGFVFDKEVKGVLKNTTSSRKSHESTRHVRFSTSSPTSYPPSPTSCITPRMLTSREDFTTFLEAQSA from the exons ATGGACCATGAACACCCATCAGCATCAACTTATTGTCAAATGATTCTGACCAG GTTAAAGCCGAAGAATAGCAGACCTAGCAAATCCCTGATGCAAAGGCCAGACACCAGTGTCAATCCAAAAGCGGCTGCCATGCGTCTCAACATAAACTGGGATTTCACAGAA GGATATGGCTCTGTACTTGGTCTATCTGCATTTTCCATCCTAATTGGCATATATGTTGTGTTGATTGT GATTTCTTCCCGTCTACTAAATCTTGATGGACACATTTACATGGTACCAGTGCAAGTGAAAGGTAGCAG TTACTTTCAGCTCAAATATATGCCTGCCTTTATGGATCCTCAAGAATCTGATGACGAAACTTTCATTGAAGTAACTGATCCCTTTATGAACAAGAGCCCAGGCAGTGAGAAACAGATTTCAGTGGATCCAATCTCCTTGAAAGAACCAAATGAACTTACAATCCCCTTTTCAAAACCCAAACCTCTCAACATTACTAAGAAAATATCCAGCTTCAGCTTGCCCAATTCAACAACCTCGTCTCCTGATTTTTCGAAGAAAAAACATATACTACCCTCTCCTCTGTCATCAACGAATCATTTGGCTCGTCAACACTCCGTGGCTCTAACAAACCTTGAACGGTTGAGAGAAATCCAATTACGGAAGAGCAAGTCGTGTGGTGAAGGCAGAGCTAGTGCCCCACCTGAAGAATTCGATATTTGGTTCACTCCTAATAGTACCATTCAACAAGTAGCAGACAACAACAATAACTACTTGATCAATAACAACAGCTTTTCCCCTGAATCAGAAATTAGCAACAGAAATGAAgaattttatgagaaaaaaacGTTGGAGGGACGAAATCAGGACGAGCAAAAGTTTAAATGCGGAGCATTGTGTTTGTTCATTCCAGGATTTGGGAAGGGAATCAAACATGTAAAATCAGGGAGAAGGCAAGTAAGCGGTGTATCATCATCGTCCGATATTGGACCACATGTTGTTTCAAGGACAGTTTCATTGGAGAAATTCGAGTGTGGGTCGTGGACATCATCGGCAGCTATAATCAACGACGTTGGAGATGCAGCCTCCAACAACATGTTTTTCGATCTGCCATTGGAGCTCATACGGTGCAGTAATGTGAACGACGACACGTTTTCCCCTGTTACGACTGGGTTTGTTTTCGATAAGGAAGTGAAAGGTGTCCTCAAAAATACAACTTCTTCGAGGAAATCACATGAATCGACCCGACATGTTCGGTTTTCTACGTCGTCCCCGACATCGTACCCGCCATCACCTACGTCCTGCATAACACCACGAATGCTTACATCTAGAGAAGATTTCACTACATTTCTAGAAGCTCAGAGTGCATGA
- the LOC107009477 gene encoding pentatricopeptide repeat-containing protein At1g11290, chloroplastic-like produces the protein MVRFSTLANSFTWRQNGIHPKLKISHIPNYFNVTELWDASIFQRLKEPKPIEQVHAQIVISGLSQDTRLCNRLMNSYASCRLITQTHKIFSVIEHKNLVSWTILINGFAKNGLFLEAIELFGKMVNCGLMPNAITVSSILPAIGKLRLNLIGKSLHCYWVKQEYQCNVFVQSALVHMYSKLGYPIAARYVFDSMPERNVVSWNAIIFAYSNNGMVEEAIWLFNIMRRSLLMDTFTIMSLVSATFGVGDLQIVTQIHGLVVKSGHDNNQRVETGLIEKYIGVNFVDDAYCIFCEMPVKDIVAWTLMLTGFVNSGNWSMVVEHFNQMMGTDEVELDSVALIGIFSGCSSSGALQQGRMVHALVIKNGFEGDTFLGSSIINMYANCAELGDARRFFEGMATKDAACWNALIAGNGMLGYGNDAIDLFLKMKDLGLDPNDSTLVSVLSACSHAGLVDQGLYIFDNMVARWNLNPNQKHYACVVDLLGRAGRLNDAYSVIKNMHLQPGVDVYGALLGACKAHGNIELGVEVSQRLFELKPHDAGYYILLSNIYALSGNLEGVKSTRLLLKSKTLEKDPGLSSIEINGAVYTFMASEKDHPLYLEISRFLKDLIFRIQEEGYVPDFKSVNQDVAEDLKKDILYHHSEKLAIAFGLMRTKPGTIIRVTKNLRACNDCHSWCKYISKVFGRTLVIKDKNRFHVFHGGNCSCGDYW, from the coding sequence ATGGTTCGATTTTCAACCCTAGCGAACAGTTTCACTTGGCGGCAAAATGGAATTCACCCGAAACTCAAAATTTCTCACATACCCAATTACTTCAATGTTACTGAGCTATGGGATGCTTCAATCTTCCAAAGACTTAAGGAACCAAAACCTATTGAACAAGTGCATGCCCAAATTGTTATTTCTGGTCTTTCTCAGGATACCCGTCTCTGTAACagattgatgaattcatatGCATCATGTCGACTTATAACACAAACCCACAAAATATTTTCTGTAATAGAGCACAAAAACTTGGTTTCTTGGACCATATTGATAAATGGGTTTGCAAAGAATGGCCTTTTTCTTGAAGCTATTGAGTTATTTGGTAAGATGGTTAATTGTGGGTTAATGCCTAATGCAATCACAGTTTCAAGTATTTTACCTGCTATTGGAAAATTAAGGTTGAACCTGATAGGGAAATCACTTCATTGTTATTGGGTTAAGCAAGAGTATCAATGTAATGTGTTTGTTCAAAGTGCATTAGTTCATATGTATTCGAAATTAGGGTATCCCATTGCTGCCCGATACGTGTTTGATAGTATGCCTGAGAGGAATGTTGTCTCGTGGAACGCAATTATTTTTGCTTATTCCAATAATGGTATGGTTGAGGAAGCAATTTGgcttttcaatataatgagaagGAGCTTGTTAATGGATACATTTACGATAATGAGTTTAGTTTCTGCTACTTTTGGCGTTGGGGATTTACAAATAGTTACTCAAATACATGGGTTAGTCGTTAAATCTGGTCATGATAACAACCAACGTGTTGAAACTGGTCTAAtagagaagtatattggtgTAAACTTTGTTGATGATGCTTACTGTATATTCTGTGAGATGCCTGTAAAAGATATAGTTGCTTGGACATTGATGTTAACGGGGTTTGTGAATAGTGGAAACTGGAGTATGGTGGTGGAACATTTCAATCAGATGATGGGAACAGATGAGGTGGAGCTTGATTCGGTGGCACTGATAGGTATCTTTTCAGGATGCAGCAGTTCAGGAGCTTTGCAACAAGGCAGGATGGTGCATGCATTGGTGATAAAAAATGGTTTTGAAGGTGATACTTTTTTGGGATCATCTATTATAAACATGTATGCAAATTGTGCTGAGTTAGGTGATGCCAGAAGATTTTTTGAAGGGATGGCTACGAAAGATGCTGCATGCTGGAATGCACTGATTGCTGGTAATGGGATGCTTGGGTACGGTAATGATGCAATAGACCTTTTCCTAAAAATGAAGGATCTAGGTTTAGATCCAAATGATTCAACCTTGGTTTCTGTCTTGAGTGCTTGTAGTCATGCTGGGTTGGTTGATCAAGGATTgtatatttttgataatatgGTAGCAAGATGGAACCTTAATCCTAATCAAAAGCACTATGCATGTGTTGTTGACCTTCTTGGACGTGCAGGGAGATTAAATGATGCTTATTCAGTAATTAAGAACATGCATTTGCAACCAGGTGTGGATGTTTATGGTGCTTTGCTTGGTGCTTGTAAAGCTCATGGGAATATTGAGCTAGGTGTCGAGGTATCACAGAGGCTTTTTGAGCTGAAGCCACATGATGCAGGATATTATATACTTCTCTCCAATATTTATGCTTTATCTGGTAATTTGGAGGGTGTAAAGTCTACCAGATTATTGCTCAAATCAAAAACTTTGGAGAAGGATCCAGGCCTGAGCTCAATTGAGATAAATGGAGCTGTTTACACATTTATGGCGAGTGAAAAGGATCATCCCCTATATCTTGAAATTTCTAGGTTTCTGAAGGACTTAATCTTTAGAATACAAGAAGAAGGATATGTGCCTGATTTCAAGTCTGTTAATCAGGATGTGGCAGAGGATCTGAAAAAGGATATTCTTTATCACCATAGTGAGAAGTTGGCCATTGCATTTGGATTGATGAGAACAAAACCAGGAACAATCATACGGGTGACAAAAAATCTCCGAGCATGCAATGATTGCCACTCTTGGTGTAAATACATCTCCAAAGTTTTTGGAAGAACGCTTGTCATCAAGGACAAAAACCGGTTTCATGTTTTCCATGGTGGGAACTGCTCATGTGGGGACTATTGGTGA
- the LOC107010456 gene encoding probable purine permease 4, which produces MELSAQQPPAALNQNRQQAAWFIRSVLAKIIMYCSNNKGGTGRVSTRSKMQAEMGKRYYMILLVINYMCLFLGSVSSSLLSKFYFNHKGGSRWVSTWVQCAGFPLLLFPICFFRIFTDRKLFSGFTPKIITLSILIGLLLGVNNLLFSWGNSYLPVSTNSLVLSTQLAFTLVTSMIIVKQKITYPNLNCVVVLTLSSVILALSSSHDKPIGLTKAKYFKGFFSTVGAGLMFALYLPVMEKIYQKVNCYAMVVEMQLVMEIAATVLATVGMAADGGFSEMKRESLKVFDLGPKAYWLTVGFNVVTWQLCFMGTAGMVFLTTSLTGGVCMTALMGINVLGGVFVYGDYFSGLKAVSTSLCVWGFCSYIYGIYMNMKEEEENSREKNVKKMNSDHIMELAEIVTHNASG; this is translated from the coding sequence ATGGAGTTATCAGCTCAACAACCACCAGCAGCGCTTAACCAAAATCGACAGCAGGCCGCGTGGTTTATCAGATCAGTACTGGCGAAGATCATCATGTATTGTAGCAACAACAAAGGTGGTACTGGCAGAGTAAGCACCAGATCCAAAATGCAAGCAGAAATGGGCAAGCGTTACTATATGATTTTACTGGTAATCAATTACATGTGTCTCTTCTTGGGTTCCGTTTCGTCTAGTCTGCTTTCGAAATTCTACTTCAATCACAAAGGTGGCAGTAGATGGGTTTCCACTTGGGTACAATGTGCTggttttcctcttcttctattcCCAATCTGCTTTTTCAGAATTTTCACCGACAGAAAATTGTTTTCTGGGTTCACCCCTAAAATCATCACCCTCTCAATTCTCATCGGGTTGTTGTTGGGGGTTAACAATCTTCTTTTCTCTTGGGGGAATTCTTATCTTCCTGTTTCAACGAATTCTCTGGTTTTGTCTACTCAATTGGCCTTTACCCTCGTTACTTCCATGATTATCGTCAAGCAAAAAATCACATACCCCAATCTGAACTGTGTCGTCGTTCTCACCCTCAGTTCGGTCATATTAGCCCTGAGTTCAAGTCACGACAAACCGATTGGACTAACAAAGGCGAAGTACTTCAAAGGCTTTTTCTCAACCGTAGGTGCAGGATTGATGTTCGCTCTTTACCTCCCTGTCATGGAGAAGATATACCAAAAAGTTAACTGCTACGCCATGGTAGTGGAAATGCAGCTGGTCATGGAGATAGCGGCGACGGTGTTGGCCACGGTGGGTATGGCAGCGGACGGCGGTTTCTCTGAGATGAAGAGGGAGAGCTTGAAGGTGTTCGATTTAGGACCGAAAGCGTACTGGCTGACGGTGGGGTTTAATGTGGTGACGTGGCAGCTGTGTTTCATGGGTACGGCAGGGATGGTGTTTTTGACGACGTCGTTAACCGGAGGTGTATGCATGACGGCGTTGATGGGGATAAACGTGTTGGGTGGAGTATTCGTTTACGGTGATTATTTCAGTGGGCTTAAAGCTGTGTCGACTTCGCTATGTGTATGGGGATTTTGTTCATATATTTACGGCATTTATATGAACATGAAGGAAGAAGAGGAGAATAGCAGAGAGAAGAATGTGAAGAAGATGAACAGTGATCATATTATGGAACTTGCAGAGATTGTTACGCATAACGCCTCAGGGTGA